The window CCGTGGTGTCGACGAAGGTCGACGGTATGCCGCATCGCGTGCTGCGCACCGGACTGGTCGAGAAACTGGAGAGCGGCTCCCCGGTGCGCGGCCTGTCTGCCGCGGTCCTCAACGCCCAGAAGTTCAAGAAGATGTCGGGCATGACGTGGAAGTCCATGATCACCGATGGCCTGGCGATGCGGCACGGCAAGGACCTGACGTGGTCGCAGGTCGTGATGGCGGCCAACACCCCGATGCTGCTCAAGGCCGGTCTCGTCGAGGGCAACACCGAGGCCGGCGTGCTGGCATCCGGGCAGGTCGCGGGCATCATCGATGACCTGCCGTCCTGCGCGGAGCTCGTCCCGGCGATCGTGGCCGAGGCGGTCGAACACCTGCAGAAGGCTTCGCAGCACATCCGCTGAGCAGGTTCTCGACACGCGTCCAGCCATTCTGCCGTGCCGTCGCGCCGACGTTCCTAGACTCGGCGGCATGAAGACCAACGCGGCGATTCTGTGGGAGTACGGCGGCGACTGGACGGTCGAGGAGATCGATCTCGATCCGCCGGGCGACGGCGAGGTGCTGGTGAGCTGGGAGGCCACCGGTCTGTGCCACTCCGACGAGCACATCCGCACCGGCGATCTGCCCGCACCGCTGCCACTGATCGGTGGACACGAAGGTGCCGGGATCGTGCGGGAGGTCGGCGCCGGGGTCGTCGGGCTCGCTCCCGGTGACCACGTCGTGGCATCGTTCCTGCCGGCCTGTGGGCGCTGCCGGTTCTGTTCGACCGGACATCAGAACCTGTGCGACCTCGGAGCCATGATCATGGCCGGCACCCAACTCGACGGCACCTATCGCCGGCACATCAACGGCCAGGACGTCGGCGTGATGGCGCTGGTCGGCACGTTCTCGCAGTACGGCACGGTGCCCGAAGCGTCCATCGTCAAGATCGACGACGACATCCCGCTGTCGCGGGCGTGCCTGCTCGGCTGCGGCGTCACCACCGGATGGGGTTCGGCGGTCAACACCGCCGACGTGTCACCCGGGGACACCGTCGTGGTCATCGGCCTCGGCGGCATCGGCAGCGGCGCCATCCAGGGCGCGAGGCTGGCCGGCGCCGAGAAGATCGTCGTCGTCGAGCCGGTGGAGGCGAAGCGGGACTTGGCATTCCGGTTCGGCGCCACCCACTTCGTCACCTCGATGGAAGAGGCGACCGCACTCGTCGCCGACCTCACCCGCGGCGTGATGGCCGACTCGGCGATCCTGACCGTCGGCCTGCTGGCCGGGTCGATGCTGGAGGAGGCCGCCAACATCATCCGCAAGGGCGGCGCGGTGGTGATGACGGCCCTGTCCACGATGGCCGACAATCAGCCGACACTGGGCATGATGATGTTCACGCTGTTCCAGAAGCGCCTGCTGGGCAGCCTCTACGGCGAGGCGAACCCGCGCGCCGACATCCCGCGACTGCTGTCGCTCTACCGCGAGGGCAAGCTACTGCTCGACGAGACCGTCACCCACGAGTACAAGCTCGCCGAGGTCAACGAGGGCTACGAGGACATGCGGGAGGGCCGCAACATCCGCGGCGTGATCCTGCACGACCACTGACCACTGGGGCCGCGCCGGACCGTCACGGCCGGAACAGGATTCCGTCGTCGGAGGCCGCCCTCATCAGCTGCG is drawn from Mycolicibacterium gilvum and contains these coding sequences:
- a CDS encoding NDMA-dependent alcohol dehydrogenase, coding for MKTNAAILWEYGGDWTVEEIDLDPPGDGEVLVSWEATGLCHSDEHIRTGDLPAPLPLIGGHEGAGIVREVGAGVVGLAPGDHVVASFLPACGRCRFCSTGHQNLCDLGAMIMAGTQLDGTYRRHINGQDVGVMALVGTFSQYGTVPEASIVKIDDDIPLSRACLLGCGVTTGWGSAVNTADVSPGDTVVVIGLGGIGSGAIQGARLAGAEKIVVVEPVEAKRDLAFRFGATHFVTSMEEATALVADLTRGVMADSAILTVGLLAGSMLEEAANIIRKGGAVVMTALSTMADNQPTLGMMMFTLFQKRLLGSLYGEANPRADIPRLLSLYREGKLLLDETVTHEYKLAEVNEGYEDMREGRNIRGVILHDH